The window GCTGTTGCTGTCGGACTTGGCCTCAACCAAGGACGCCGACGACGCCGCCAGGCGCTTTTGCCTGGCGGTACAAAAGCCGATGTCACTTCAGGGCCACACCCTGGTTGTGAAAGTGGCCATAGGCAGGGCCCGCCCCGGCCAGGGCCGGGACGATGCCGATGGCCTCATTCGTCAGGCAGACATGGCCATGTACCGGCAAAAAACCGAACTTACTTCTTAACCCACTGCCCTTCAGGGGTCTTGATGTACTCGCCTTTGGCGGTGCGCTCAATGGCCTTTTGCCCGGCCAGCGCCGCCACTTGCTCAAGGCTGATACCGTTTTTGCGGGCAATGCTCAGGTAGGCATCACGGCGCTTTTGGTTTATCTCCTGGGCCAGGGCCACGGCGTCAGGGGTTGCTTTTACCACCCCGAGAAAGCCGTCAGGCTGCTCGCCGAGTAGGCCCTGGCTCTTGGCCTGGTCCAGGGTCATGGCGAAGGCCGCCAGCGGAAGCATCAGCGCGGCAGCCAGGGTCCAAAGTCGTTTTTTCATGGGATACCTCAAAACAGTCCGCTTTCTTTGTCAAAAAGGGCGTCCAGATCCTTGTCTACTTTTACCCGGATCTCGTGCTCGATTTTGACGTTGAGATTGATGGTGATGGGTTCCTTGGGCGCCTCAAGGGCCACCCTGGGTGAACAGGCCGCCAGC is drawn from Gallaecimonas pentaromativorans and contains these coding sequences:
- a CDS encoding YdbL family protein, with the translated sequence MKKRLWTLAAALMLPLAAFAMTLDQAKSQGLLGEQPDGFLGVVKATPDAVALAQEINQKRRDAYLSIARKNGISLEQVAALAGQKAIERTAKGEYIKTPEGQWVKK
- a CDS encoding YnbE family lipoprotein is translated as MKIWVVPMALTTMMLAACSPRVALEAPKEPITINLNVKIEHEIRVKVDKDLDALFDKESGLF